CAATGGCGGCCTTCCCCACTCCGTCTGTCCCCACCCCGAATGAACCTCCATGAATTCGCGATTTGCATTTGTCTTTGCCTCGGTCGCTGTCCTAATCAACGCACCCCTCGGCCAAACGGTCCGCGCCGAAACGATCGAACCCGTTGGTCCGGTGAAGCAAGTTCACACGGGGTTTGACTTCACCGAAGGCCCCGCCGCGATGGACGACGGACGTTTGTACTTCACCGACATCCCGAACACCGCGATTCATTTGCATTCGCCAGATGGCAAGTTGTCTTTGTTCACCGACGATTCGCGTCACGCCAACGGCTTGTGGCCTTTGTCGAATGACAAATTACTGGCGTGCGAAATGGACGGTGCCGTCACGATGTATGACTTGTCAGGCGACACGCCCAAGCGAACGGTTTTGGCTGACACTTACAACGGCAAACGATTCAACGCGTGCAACGACTTGGTGGTCGACAACCACGGCGGGTTGTACTTCACCGACCCGCAATACCGAGCCCCGGAGCCATGGCCGCAGACCGAACGTTGCGTTTATTACATCGCGAATTTTGAGAGCGATCCGAAGGTCACGCGTTTGACCGATGATATCGCCGCACCCAACGGAATTGGTTTGTCACCGGATGGCAAAACGCTGTATGTGATCCCATCGATGCAAGCGGAGATGCTGGCCTACGAGGTTTTGGGCCCCGGCAAACTCGGCCCGTCTCGCGTGCTTTGCAAGCTGGCTCAACCCGAAGGCGAGACCAACGGCGGCGGCGACGGGATGGCACTCGACGTGAAGGGGAACCTGTACATCACGACTCATTTGGGCGTGCAAATTTTTTCTCCCGCCGGGAAACCTTTGGGCGCGGTCGAGTTTCCTGAGATCCCCGCGAATGTGACCTTTGGTGGTTCAGAGTTCCGCACGATGTTCGTGACGGCCCGCAAATCGTTGTATTCGGTGGAAATGCCGCTGGCGGGATTCCGCGAGTTTCCCGCAAATTGATTTTGCAGGATCTCCGGAGTTTCGTTACAGTTTCACGCGAGCGCAGGACCTGGATCGGTCCGCGCGGCCGAAAAACGCCGTTTCAAGGAGGAAACGATGCCCGGAGAATCATTCCGATTCATTCACGCCAGCGATTTTCATTTGGAAACTCCGCTGGGTGATCTCGACCATCTGCCGCCGCAATTGCAATCCGCCATGGCGACGGCCCCTCGTGATGCGGCGGCGGCCGTTTTCGAAGCTGCTCTCGCGGAAAACATCGACTTTCTCGTGCTGTCCGGCGATTTGCTGCATCCCATCGCCGCCGGACCGCACGGCATGTCGTTGTTGCTGGATGGCTTTGAAAAGCTGCACGCGGCCAACACACCGGTCTACTGGTCCGCGGGGATCGCGGACGACCCAAAACAATGGCCCGAAGCGGTTCCGTTGCCACCCAACGTGACGCTGTTTCCTCGCGACCGTGCCGTGGCGATTCCTCATCAACGAGCCGGCCGAACGGTTTGCTCGGTGATTGGTCGCAGCAGCGAAGGCCGCAACACGCTGCACGTTCCCGGTTATCAAACCGAAACCACGGATGAGTTCACCGTCGGCGTGGGACACGGAATCGCGGACGCGAATGCTTTGGCCGGGGCTCGGATGGATTACTGGGCTCTGGGCGGTCCTCACAATCACACTGAAATCGAAGGCGGTGCCGAAGCCGGAGCCATCGCCCCCGGTTCCCCCCAAGGTCGCAGCAGCGACGAACCGGGACCGCACGGCTACGTCGTGGTCGACGTGGATGCCGAACACACCGCTCGCGTGCGTCGAGTGGAAACCGATCGATTCCGTTATCTGAATGTTGCCATCGATTCAGACGAAATTCGATCGGCGGGCAGCCTCCGAAACTTGCTCGGTCAAAAGATCGGCTCGCTGGCCAACGAACACGGTGGCCGGCATTTGTTGGTGTCTTGGGAAGTCACGCTGGACAACGCCGAGGTGTTGCCATCCGTGGGCGATCCTTCGGAGTTGTTGCGAAACCTTCGTCGTGATCATGGACAATCCAATCCCGCGGTTTGGACCACGCGACTCAGCGTGCGACCTCCTCACCATTACCCAAAATCTTGGCAGGACGAAGACACGATCCTCGGGGACTTCTTGCGAGCCAGCAAGAAATTCGCCGGAGCACGTCGTGTTGCCACCAGTTCCGGATCGGGCGGTGAGTCAACCTCGTCCTCAGAATCCAAAGATCGTTTGGACTTGATGCCTTTCACGGAAGAGCACGCCGAATTGTCCAGCACCGCGTCGTCATTGTTGGGTGACGTGCCCGCCGATCAACGCGAATCCATTCTCGCGGAAGCCACCTTGATGGGCGTCGAATTGCTTCGCGGTGGCAAACCCTCTTGGGGACGAAAATCATGAAGATCAAAGACATCCAAATCGACGGTTTTGGCGTCTGGACCGGATTGTCGGTCGATTCGTTGCCCGAAGGCATGACGTTGTTTTACGGCCCGAACGAGGCTGGCAAAACAACGCTGATGCAGTTCCTGCGAGCCATGCTGTATGGCTTCACCGAGGAACGCCGCCAAAAGTACTTGCCGCCCATTCATGGTGGAACACCCGGCGGTGCGATTCGCGTCACCGGTCCCGGCGGTGGATACGAAGTGCGCCGGCACAGCCAACTGACGGACACCGATGTGACCGGTCGATTGACGGTCACGGGATCCGACGGCTTGGCTCAGGGCCAGCATCGATTGCAAATGCTGTTGGGACAGATTGACGAGCCGATCTTCACCAACGTCTTCGCCATCGGAATTCGCGAATTGCAAGAGTTGTCGACGTTGGACGACACCTCCGCCGCGGATGAACTGTACAAACTCAGCAGCGGTTTGGACCGAGTTTCGTTGGTGGACGTGCTGCGCAGTTTGCGTGCCGGACGTTCGGAAGTCGTTGGCAAACGCGATGCTGAATCGGAAGACAACGAAGCCGCCGCAGGCAAACTCGCGTCGATGATGTCACGTCGCGAAAAGTTGCGTGATGAAATTCAGCGGCTTTCCGGTAGCACCCGTCGATGGAGCGAATTGGCGACCCAGCGTCGAACGCAAAGCCAAGAAATCGAAACCCTTCGCGGCCGCATGGTGGCTTGGGAACGTGAAGCTCGTTGCGTGGAAATCGCGACCAGCGTCTACGACAAATGGCAAGAA
This genomic stretch from Rhodopirellula halodulae harbors:
- a CDS encoding SMP-30/gluconolactonase/LRE family protein is translated as MNSRFAFVFASVAVLINAPLGQTVRAETIEPVGPVKQVHTGFDFTEGPAAMDDGRLYFTDIPNTAIHLHSPDGKLSLFTDDSRHANGLWPLSNDKLLACEMDGAVTMYDLSGDTPKRTVLADTYNGKRFNACNDLVVDNHGGLYFTDPQYRAPEPWPQTERCVYYIANFESDPKVTRLTDDIAAPNGIGLSPDGKTLYVIPSMQAEMLAYEVLGPGKLGPSRVLCKLAQPEGETNGGGDGMALDVKGNLYITTHLGVQIFSPAGKPLGAVEFPEIPANVTFGGSEFRTMFVTARKSLYSVEMPLAGFREFPAN
- a CDS encoding metallophosphoesterase family protein, producing the protein MPGESFRFIHASDFHLETPLGDLDHLPPQLQSAMATAPRDAAAAVFEAALAENIDFLVLSGDLLHPIAAGPHGMSLLLDGFEKLHAANTPVYWSAGIADDPKQWPEAVPLPPNVTLFPRDRAVAIPHQRAGRTVCSVIGRSSEGRNTLHVPGYQTETTDEFTVGVGHGIADANALAGARMDYWALGGPHNHTEIEGGAEAGAIAPGSPQGRSSDEPGPHGYVVVDVDAEHTARVRRVETDRFRYLNVAIDSDEIRSAGSLRNLLGQKIGSLANEHGGRHLLVSWEVTLDNAEVLPSVGDPSELLRNLRRDHGQSNPAVWTTRLSVRPPHHYPKSWQDEDTILGDFLRASKKFAGARRVATSSGSGGESTSSSESKDRLDLMPFTEEHAELSSTASSLLGDVPADQRESILAEATLMGVELLRGGKPSWGRKS